A stretch of Myxococcus hansupus DNA encodes these proteins:
- the glyQ gene encoding glycine--tRNA ligase subunit alpha, whose product MYFQDLIFTLQKHWADQGCINTQPYDVEVGAGTMAPYTFLRALGPEPWNVAYVQPSRRPADGRFGENPNRLFQHHQFQVILKPAPKNVQELYLASLRKIGIDPLEHDIRFVEDDWESPTLGAWGLGWEVWCDGMEVTQFTYFQQCGGFDCKPVAAELTYGLERICMYLQNVENVFDIEWVKGVKYREVFHPNEVEMSKYALQESDAQMLFALFDAYEKECKRLIERQLPLPAYDFALKCSHAFNLLDARGAISVTERANFIKRVRDNARLCAEGYLQMRERLGYPLLKTPWTVGEQPPVLEGKPASDYWKTVVLNKPVEKKQKAEVGHGA is encoded by the coding sequence ATGTATTTTCAGGACCTTATCTTCACGCTCCAGAAGCACTGGGCCGACCAGGGCTGCATCAACACGCAGCCTTACGATGTCGAGGTCGGCGCGGGCACGATGGCCCCGTATACCTTCCTGCGTGCCCTGGGCCCGGAGCCCTGGAACGTGGCGTACGTGCAGCCCTCGCGGCGCCCCGCGGACGGCCGGTTTGGCGAGAACCCCAACCGCCTGTTCCAGCACCACCAGTTCCAGGTCATCCTCAAGCCGGCGCCGAAGAACGTCCAGGAGCTGTACCTGGCGTCGCTGCGCAAGATTGGCATCGACCCGTTGGAGCACGACATCCGGTTCGTCGAGGACGACTGGGAGTCGCCCACGCTCGGCGCCTGGGGCCTGGGCTGGGAGGTCTGGTGCGACGGAATGGAGGTGACGCAGTTCACCTACTTCCAGCAGTGCGGCGGCTTCGACTGCAAGCCCGTCGCCGCGGAGCTCACCTACGGGCTCGAGCGCATCTGCATGTACCTGCAGAACGTGGAGAACGTCTTCGACATCGAGTGGGTCAAGGGCGTGAAGTACCGCGAGGTGTTCCACCCGAACGAGGTGGAGATGAGCAAGTACGCGCTCCAGGAGTCGGACGCGCAGATGCTCTTCGCGCTCTTCGATGCGTACGAGAAGGAGTGCAAGCGGCTCATCGAGCGGCAGTTGCCGCTGCCCGCGTATGACTTCGCGTTGAAGTGCTCGCACGCCTTCAACCTGCTGGACGCGCGCGGCGCCATCTCCGTCACGGAGCGCGCCAACTTCATCAAGCGCGTGCGCGACAACGCCAGGCTGTGCGCGGAGGGCTATCTCCAGATGCGTGAGCGGCTGGGCTACCCGCTGCTCAAGACGCCGTGGACGGTGGGGGAGCAGCCCCCGGTGTTGGAGGGCAAGCCGGCCAGCGACTACTGGAAGACGGTGGTCCTCAACAAGCCCGTGGAGAAGAAGCAGAAGGCGGAGGTGGGCCATGGCGCGTGA
- a CDS encoding serine/threonine protein kinase → MSMQGGAVDDPDRGRRIGKYEILTRLSIGGMAELFLAYTSGPGGFRKFVAVKQILPDIKKDEQFVQMFLDEARITAAFSHANIGQVFDLGEEDGELYLAMEFLPGQNLEQVAKASSRQGYPLPLGFVGRVIRDTCLGLHYAHHFTDPSGRPAVVVHRDVSPKNVMLTYDGVVKVIDFGIAKARGSLGRTQVGTVKGTSGYMSPEQVRGAATLDGRSDLFSVGVMMHEMLCGQRLFSGPHEAAVMLQIVEADIPPPRSINPDVSEALEAVVLRALSRNVSQRFTNCREMARAIEAALGSELFDEDGVSAVMGDLFADKRQKTRTLLDLASRAEDARISEVAGALQQDEGAEGAPTSQMPAPRGRAVPQAGARSGAGSAPKAAPQRRTGEGVTPRGQGGVGQGSAPKPTPQRRVAEAASSRTPRGAQEAAAASRTPRPRAAARQEPQEEAESFDEPSDTQTQRFRSRPPRPGAEAARTSRPARANAPPPTDTPVETPVARPPSRWAGRLVTLVVLAGLGWAATLPAVRAQLQPAFDSAKAWVKAELDPPPESDPANSPWPPQQAGPPPGFPRPAQGAPSEPVADAAAPSDDAPTVGANSAEEDAPEGGDKAPEAPKPARKPKEASSPAKVAAAPKPEPKAAVVPAAAAAVAEPARPLNREPPAPAAARPVAEPVTTVTQEPEGMAEVLDTSTAKGAAKAGLGWITLYTVPRAAVFDGATQLGTSPLKKFPLPIGVYRLRVVDPTDVASESRLLSVPIKPGEETKLQIRLADLPLYKD, encoded by the coding sequence ATGTCCATGCAGGGTGGCGCCGTCGATGATCCCGACCGGGGGCGGCGGATCGGAAAGTACGAAATCCTCACGCGCCTCTCCATTGGAGGCATGGCGGAGCTTTTCCTCGCGTACACCTCGGGTCCCGGAGGGTTTCGCAAGTTCGTCGCGGTGAAGCAGATCCTCCCGGACATCAAGAAGGACGAGCAGTTCGTCCAGATGTTCCTGGACGAGGCGCGCATCACCGCGGCCTTCTCGCACGCGAACATCGGGCAGGTGTTCGACCTGGGCGAGGAGGACGGCGAGCTGTACCTCGCCATGGAGTTCCTGCCGGGGCAGAACCTGGAGCAGGTGGCCAAGGCCTCCAGCCGCCAGGGGTACCCGCTGCCGCTGGGCTTCGTCGGGCGGGTGATTCGCGATACCTGCCTGGGCCTGCACTACGCGCACCATTTCACGGACCCCTCGGGCCGTCCGGCGGTGGTGGTGCACCGCGACGTGTCGCCGAAGAACGTGATGCTCACCTACGACGGCGTCGTGAAGGTGATCGACTTCGGCATCGCCAAGGCGCGCGGGAGCCTGGGGCGCACGCAGGTGGGAACGGTGAAGGGGACCAGCGGCTACATGTCCCCGGAGCAGGTCCGGGGCGCGGCCACCCTGGATGGTCGCAGTGACCTGTTCTCCGTGGGCGTCATGATGCACGAGATGTTGTGCGGCCAGCGCCTGTTCAGCGGCCCGCACGAAGCGGCGGTGATGCTGCAAATCGTGGAGGCGGACATTCCGCCGCCGCGCAGCATCAACCCGGACGTGTCGGAGGCGCTCGAGGCCGTCGTGCTGCGGGCCCTGTCCCGGAACGTGTCCCAGCGCTTCACCAACTGCCGGGAAATGGCGCGCGCCATCGAGGCCGCGCTGGGCTCGGAGCTCTTCGACGAGGACGGCGTCTCCGCCGTCATGGGCGACCTGTTCGCCGACAAGCGCCAGAAGACGCGCACCTTGCTGGACCTGGCGAGCCGCGCGGAAGACGCACGGATCAGCGAGGTCGCCGGCGCGCTGCAACAGGACGAGGGCGCGGAGGGCGCGCCGACGTCCCAGATGCCCGCGCCCCGGGGCCGCGCTGTGCCGCAGGCTGGGGCCCGGTCTGGCGCTGGCAGTGCTCCCAAGGCCGCGCCGCAGCGCCGCACGGGCGAGGGTGTCACGCCGCGTGGTCAAGGCGGCGTGGGGCAGGGCAGCGCGCCCAAGCCGACGCCCCAACGCCGCGTGGCCGAGGCGGCCTCGTCGCGCACCCCGCGTGGCGCACAGGAGGCAGCCGCCGCGTCTCGCACGCCGCGCCCCCGCGCGGCAGCCCGGCAAGAGCCTCAAGAAGAGGCCGAGTCGTTCGACGAGCCGAGCGATACGCAGACCCAGCGGTTCCGTTCGCGGCCGCCGCGTCCTGGCGCGGAAGCCGCGCGGACCTCTCGGCCGGCTCGCGCCAATGCGCCCCCGCCCACGGATACGCCGGTGGAGACCCCCGTGGCTCGTCCGCCGTCGCGGTGGGCCGGGCGGTTGGTCACGCTGGTGGTGCTGGCCGGCCTGGGTTGGGCGGCGACGCTGCCCGCCGTGCGCGCGCAGCTCCAGCCGGCCTTCGATTCCGCCAAGGCCTGGGTGAAGGCGGAGTTGGATCCGCCCCCTGAATCGGATCCCGCGAACTCGCCGTGGCCGCCGCAGCAGGCCGGCCCGCCGCCGGGCTTCCCGCGCCCGGCCCAAGGAGCGCCTTCCGAACCGGTGGCGGACGCCGCGGCGCCCTCCGATGACGCCCCAACGGTGGGCGCCAACTCCGCGGAGGAGGACGCCCCCGAGGGGGGCGACAAGGCCCCGGAGGCCCCGAAGCCCGCGCGGAAGCCCAAGGAGGCCAGCTCTCCGGCCAAGGTGGCCGCCGCACCCAAGCCCGAGCCCAAGGCGGCCGTCGTCCCCGCCGCCGCGGCTGCGGTGGCCGAGCCGGCGCGGCCCCTCAACCGTGAGCCCCCGGCCCCGGCCGCCGCCCGTCCGGTGGCGGAGCCGGTGACCACGGTGACGCAGGAGCCGGAGGGCATGGCGGAGGTCCTGGATACCAGCACGGCGAAGGGCGCGGCCAAGGCCGGGCTCGGGTGGATTACCCTCTACACGGTGCCTCGCGCGGCCGTGTTCGACGGGGCCACGCAGCTCGGTACTTCGCCGCTGAAGAAGTTTCCCCTGCCCATCGGGGTCTACCGGCTCCGTGTGGTGGACCCGACGGACGTCGCGTCGGAGAGCCGGCTGCTGTCCGTGCCCATCAAGCCGGGCGAGGAGACGAAGCTTCAGATCCGGCTGGCGGATCTCCCACTGTACAAGGACTAA
- a CDS encoding PAS domain-containing sensor histidine kinase, with translation MTGPSDSKQDAADQLRLLIECVTDHAILTLDLHGHVASWNPGAERIKGYRSEEIVGQHFSRFYPPEAVAANKPQRGLDVATREGRFEEDGWRVRKDGSRFWANVVITALLDETGQLRGFGKVTRDFTARYQAQERREMERLREALRIRDDFLSVASHELRTPLTPLHLKLTAMRRAIDQAPNGAVSSERVSRDLDVAVRQVRKLAELVDDLLDVSRITVGQMKLERAPTDLTPLLREVVARYLPQATQVGCSVRLDAPAPVRGDWDARRVEQVMTNLLSNALKYGAGKPVDVSLHAEAGMARLTVRDEGIGIAQDALPHVFDRFMRAVSGRNYGGLGLGLYIAHQVVTAHGGDIQVRSELDHGSTFSVRLPLAPI, from the coding sequence TTGACCGGGCCGAGCGATTCCAAGCAGGACGCCGCGGACCAACTTCGGCTGTTGATTGAGTGCGTGACGGACCACGCCATCCTGACGCTCGACCTCCATGGCCACGTGGCGAGCTGGAACCCCGGCGCCGAACGCATCAAGGGCTACCGCTCGGAGGAAATCGTCGGACAGCACTTCAGCCGATTCTATCCACCCGAGGCCGTGGCGGCGAACAAGCCCCAGCGAGGACTCGACGTCGCGACGCGCGAGGGCCGCTTCGAGGAGGACGGCTGGCGGGTGCGCAAGGACGGCAGCCGCTTCTGGGCCAACGTCGTCATCACCGCCCTCCTCGACGAGACGGGCCAACTGCGCGGCTTCGGAAAGGTGACCCGGGACTTCACGGCCCGCTATCAAGCCCAGGAGCGCCGGGAGATGGAGCGGCTGCGCGAAGCCCTGCGCATCCGGGACGACTTCCTGTCCGTGGCCTCGCACGAGCTGCGAACGCCGCTCACGCCGCTTCACTTGAAGCTGACGGCCATGCGCCGCGCCATCGACCAGGCGCCCAATGGCGCCGTGTCGAGTGAGCGCGTAAGCCGGGACCTCGATGTCGCCGTGCGACAGGTGCGCAAGCTGGCGGAGCTCGTCGACGACCTGCTCGACGTGTCGCGCATCACCGTGGGCCAGATGAAGCTGGAGCGTGCGCCCACCGACCTCACCCCGCTGCTGCGGGAGGTCGTCGCCCGTTATCTGCCCCAGGCGACCCAGGTCGGTTGCAGCGTGAGGCTGGATGCGCCCGCTCCGGTGCGAGGTGATTGGGACGCGCGCCGCGTCGAACAGGTGATGACCAACCTGCTCTCCAACGCGCTCAAATACGGCGCTGGCAAGCCGGTGGACGTCAGCCTTCACGCCGAGGCGGGCATGGCGCGGCTGACCGTCCGCGACGAGGGCATCGGCATCGCACAGGACGCCCTGCCGCATGTCTTCGACCGCTTCATGCGCGCCGTGTCGGGCCGCAACTACGGCGGGCTGGGCCTGGGGCTCTACATCGCGCACCAGGTCGTCACCGCCCACGGCGGCGACATCCAGGTGCGCAGCGAGCTGGACCACGGGAGCACGTTCAGCGTCCGGCTACCGCTTGCCCCCATCTAG
- a CDS encoding cyclic nucleotide-binding domain-containing protein, translating into MSESAGGQGEQGGRIRTPGEGALRAVRSLVELEDADRAAQIYEEMGDAQRERIRREAEQGPAKERRGFVEVLRRARDFLGAAKLMDGQGEDATAGDLYFQSGKYMAAAESYLRAGEPERAAAAFERGGALERALTIYRELGAREAMAQCLVRLDRSFDAAVLYQELGQAHAEVEALGGVRPDDDRFVEAVLRICQLLDAEGFTHRALAVLADAVSSSDVARGHPDLVTEKARLLRRMGMEAEADAMLTRRAAGATAPAANGYRFLKAIPIFGELSLEDMKDLYRLARQVIIAPGTVLLEKGAPGVGLFVLMDGSVEVFSGPEDDARHLNTLGPGAYLGEISLVQDGPVSAHVRARTSVRALRISRADFERYVDTHEAAALRIYRLFTQNLAGRVRALST; encoded by the coding sequence ATGTCAGAGTCGGCAGGAGGCCAGGGCGAACAGGGCGGACGGATTCGCACGCCTGGCGAGGGGGCCCTGCGCGCGGTCAGGTCGCTGGTGGAGTTGGAGGACGCGGACCGGGCGGCGCAGATTTATGAAGAGATGGGCGATGCGCAGCGCGAACGCATCCGCCGCGAAGCCGAGCAGGGGCCGGCGAAGGAACGCCGGGGCTTCGTCGAGGTGTTGCGGCGCGCGCGCGACTTCCTGGGCGCCGCGAAGCTGATGGACGGGCAGGGCGAGGACGCCACCGCGGGCGACCTCTACTTCCAGAGTGGCAAATACATGGCCGCCGCGGAGAGCTACCTTCGCGCCGGTGAGCCCGAGCGCGCCGCCGCCGCCTTCGAGCGGGGTGGGGCGTTGGAGCGGGCCCTGACGATTTATCGCGAGCTGGGCGCGCGCGAGGCCATGGCGCAGTGCCTGGTCCGGCTGGACCGGTCCTTTGACGCCGCGGTGCTCTACCAGGAGCTGGGGCAGGCCCACGCGGAGGTGGAGGCGCTCGGGGGCGTGCGTCCGGATGACGACCGCTTCGTGGAGGCCGTGCTGCGCATCTGCCAGTTGCTGGATGCCGAGGGGTTCACCCACCGGGCGCTCGCGGTGCTCGCGGACGCGGTGAGCAGCTCCGACGTGGCGCGTGGACACCCGGACCTGGTGACGGAGAAGGCGCGGCTGCTTCGGCGCATGGGCATGGAGGCCGAGGCGGACGCGATGCTCACCCGTCGCGCGGCGGGTGCGACGGCGCCCGCGGCGAATGGCTATCGTTTCCTGAAGGCCATTCCGATTTTCGGGGAGCTCTCGCTGGAGGACATGAAGGACCTCTACCGGTTGGCGCGGCAGGTCATCATCGCGCCCGGCACGGTGCTGCTGGAGAAGGGGGCGCCAGGCGTGGGGCTCTTCGTGCTGATGGACGGCTCCGTGGAGGTCTTCAGTGGCCCGGAGGACGACGCCCGTCACCTCAACACGCTGGGGCCCGGCGCCTACCTGGGGGAGATCTCCCTGGTGCAGGACGGTCCCGTCTCCGCCCACGTCCGCGCGCGGACGTCCGTGCGCGCGCTGCGCATCAGCCGCGCGGACTTCGAACGCTACGTGGACACGCACGAGGCGGCGGCGCTGCGCATCTACCGCCTCTTCACCCAGAACCTGGCGGGCCGCGTCCGCGCGCTGAGCACGTGA